A genomic segment from Equus asinus isolate D_3611 breed Donkey chromosome 23, EquAss-T2T_v2, whole genome shotgun sequence encodes:
- the PLIN2 gene encoding perilipin-2 isoform X3, producing the protein MASAAVDPQPSVVTRVANLPLVSSTYDLVSSAYISTKDQYPCLKSVCEMAEKGVKTITSVAVSSALPLIQKLEPQIALANTYACKGLDRIEEKLPILNQPTNQVVANARGAMNGAKDAVTTTVTGAKDSVASTITGVMHRTKGAVTGSVEKTKSVVNGSINTVLGSRMVQLVSSGVENALTRSELLVDQYLPLTEEELEKEAKKVEGFDPVQKPSYYIRLGSLSSKLRSRAYQQALSRVKEVKQKSQATISQLHSTVNLIEFARNNVHSANQKIQDAQDKLYLSWVEWKRNIGHDDTDESHCAEHIESRTLAIARNLTQQLQTTCHTLLCSVQGLPQNIQDQASHLGVMAGDIYSVFHNAASFQEVSEGLLTSSKGQLQKMKESLDDVMDYLVNNTPLNWLVFDFTSIDLASETDEIPDVIALAEEDGSDHSHANRPESSQGKTLND; encoded by the exons ATGGCATCTGCCGCAGTTGATCCACAGCCG AGCGTCGTGACTCGGGTGGCCAACCTGCCCTTGGTGAGCTCCACCTATGACCTCGTCTCCTCCGCTTACATCAGTACCAAGGATCAGTATCCCTGCTTGAAGTCTGTGTGTGAGATGGCAGAGAAGGGCGTGAAGACCATCACCTCGGTGGCCGTGTCGAGTGCTCTGCCTCTCATCCAAAAGCTAGAGCCACAAA TTGCGCTTGCCAATACCTATGCCTGTAAGGGGCTAGACAGGATTGAGGAGAAACTGCCTATTCTGAATCAGCCAACAAACCAG gttGTTGCCAATGCCAGAGGTGCTATGAATGGGGCAAAAGATGCTGTGACGACTACTGTGACTGGGGCCAAGGATTCTGTGGCCAGCACGATCACTGGGGTGATGCACAGGACCAAAGGAGCGGTGACGGGCAGTGTGGAGAAGACCAAGTCTGTGGTCAATGGCAGCATTAACACTGTCTTGGGAAGTCGGATGGTGCAGCTGGTGAGCAGCGGAGTAGAAAATGCGCTCACCAGATCAGAGCTGCTGGTAGACCAGTACCTCCCTCTCACTGAGGAAGAACTAG aaaaagaagccaaaaaagtCGAAGGGTTTGATCCAGTGCAGAAGCCAAGTTATTATATCAGACTGGGATCCCTATCTAGCAAGCTCCGCTCACGTGCCTACCAGCAGGCTCTCAGCAGGGTTAAAGAAGTGAAGCAGAAAAGCCAAGCGACCATTTCTCAGCTCCATTCCACTGTTAACCTG ATTGAATTTGCCAGGAACAATGTGCACAGTGCCAACCAGAAAATTCAGGATGCTCAGGATAAGCTCTATCTCTCCTGGGTGGAGTGGAAGAGAAACATCGGCCATGATGATACAGATGAATCCCACTGTGCTGAG cacaTTGAGTCACGTACCCTGGCTATTGCTCGCAACCTGACTCAGCAGCTCCAGACCACGTGCCACACCCTCCTGTGCAGCGTCCAGGGGTTACCACAGAACATCCAAGATCAGGCCAGTCACTTGGGGGTGATGGCTGGAGACATCTACTCGGTGTTCCACAATGCTGCCTCCTTTCAGGAAGTGTCGGAGGGCCTCCTCACTTCTAGCAAGGGACAGCTGCAGAAAATGAAGGAGTCTCTGGATGATGTGATGGATTATCTTGTTAACAACACACCCCTCAACTGGCTG GTATTTGATTTCACTTCCATAGACTTGGCATCTGAGACTGATGAAATTCCAGATGTTATCGCTTTGGCAGAGGAGGATGGATCAGACCATTCACATGCTAATCGCCCTGAGTCCTCTCAGGGCAAAACGTTGAATGACTAA
- the PLIN2 gene encoding perilipin-2 isoform X1: MMLKRCGERRHPCLVLDLSGRPSSCSQFLFPGRKMASAAVDPQPSVVTRVANLPLVSSTYDLVSSAYISTKDQYPCLKSVCEMAEKGVKTITSVAVSSALPLIQKLEPQIALANTYACKGLDRIEEKLPILNQPTNQVVANARGAMNGAKDAVTTTVTGAKDSVASTITGVMHRTKGAVTGSVEKTKSVVNGSINTVLGSRMVQLVSSGVENALTRSELLVDQYLPLTEEELEKEAKKVEGFDPVQKPSYYIRLGSLSSKLRSRAYQQALSRVKEVKQKSQATISQLHSTVNLIEFARNNVHSANQKIQDAQDKLYLSWVEWKRNIGHDDTDESHCAEHIESRTLAIARNLTQQLQTTCHTLLCSVQGLPQNIQDQASHLGVMAGDIYSVFHNAASFQEVSEGLLTSSKGQLQKMKESLDDVMDYLVNNTPLNWLVFDFTSIDLASETDEIPDVIALAEEDGSDHSHANRPESSQGKTLND, encoded by the exons atttctttttccaggaaggaAAATGGCATCTGCCGCAGTTGATCCACAGCCG AGCGTCGTGACTCGGGTGGCCAACCTGCCCTTGGTGAGCTCCACCTATGACCTCGTCTCCTCCGCTTACATCAGTACCAAGGATCAGTATCCCTGCTTGAAGTCTGTGTGTGAGATGGCAGAGAAGGGCGTGAAGACCATCACCTCGGTGGCCGTGTCGAGTGCTCTGCCTCTCATCCAAAAGCTAGAGCCACAAA TTGCGCTTGCCAATACCTATGCCTGTAAGGGGCTAGACAGGATTGAGGAGAAACTGCCTATTCTGAATCAGCCAACAAACCAG gttGTTGCCAATGCCAGAGGTGCTATGAATGGGGCAAAAGATGCTGTGACGACTACTGTGACTGGGGCCAAGGATTCTGTGGCCAGCACGATCACTGGGGTGATGCACAGGACCAAAGGAGCGGTGACGGGCAGTGTGGAGAAGACCAAGTCTGTGGTCAATGGCAGCATTAACACTGTCTTGGGAAGTCGGATGGTGCAGCTGGTGAGCAGCGGAGTAGAAAATGCGCTCACCAGATCAGAGCTGCTGGTAGACCAGTACCTCCCTCTCACTGAGGAAGAACTAG aaaaagaagccaaaaaagtCGAAGGGTTTGATCCAGTGCAGAAGCCAAGTTATTATATCAGACTGGGATCCCTATCTAGCAAGCTCCGCTCACGTGCCTACCAGCAGGCTCTCAGCAGGGTTAAAGAAGTGAAGCAGAAAAGCCAAGCGACCATTTCTCAGCTCCATTCCACTGTTAACCTG ATTGAATTTGCCAGGAACAATGTGCACAGTGCCAACCAGAAAATTCAGGATGCTCAGGATAAGCTCTATCTCTCCTGGGTGGAGTGGAAGAGAAACATCGGCCATGATGATACAGATGAATCCCACTGTGCTGAG cacaTTGAGTCACGTACCCTGGCTATTGCTCGCAACCTGACTCAGCAGCTCCAGACCACGTGCCACACCCTCCTGTGCAGCGTCCAGGGGTTACCACAGAACATCCAAGATCAGGCCAGTCACTTGGGGGTGATGGCTGGAGACATCTACTCGGTGTTCCACAATGCTGCCTCCTTTCAGGAAGTGTCGGAGGGCCTCCTCACTTCTAGCAAGGGACAGCTGCAGAAAATGAAGGAGTCTCTGGATGATGTGATGGATTATCTTGTTAACAACACACCCCTCAACTGGCTG GTATTTGATTTCACTTCCATAGACTTGGCATCTGAGACTGATGAAATTCCAGATGTTATCGCTTTGGCAGAGGAGGATGGATCAGACCATTCACATGCTAATCGCCCTGAGTCCTCTCAGGGCAAAACGTTGAATGACTAA
- the PLIN2 gene encoding perilipin-2 isoform X2 yields the protein MMLKRCGERRHPCLVLDLSGRPSSCSQFLFPGRKMASAAVDPQPSVVTRVANLPLVSSTYDLVSSAYISTKDQYPCLKSVCEMAEKGVKTITSVAVSSALPLIQKLEPQIALANTYACKGLDRIEEKLPILNQPTNQVVANARGAMNGAKDAVTTTVTGAKDSVASTITGVMHRTKGAVTGSVEKTKSVVNGSINTVLGSRMVQLVSSGVENALTRSELLVDQYLPLTEEELEKEAKKVEGFDPVQKPSYYIRLGSLSSKLRSRAYQQALSRVKEVKQKSQATISQLHSTVNLIEFARNNVHSANQKIQDAQDKLYLSWVEWKRNIGHDDTDESHCAEHIESRTLAIARNLTQQLQTTCHTLLCSVQGLPQNIQDQASHLGVMAGDIYSVFHNAASFQEVSEGLLTSSKGQLQKMKESLDDVMDYLVNNTPLNWLVGPFYPQLTESQNAQNKGTE from the exons atttctttttccaggaaggaAAATGGCATCTGCCGCAGTTGATCCACAGCCG AGCGTCGTGACTCGGGTGGCCAACCTGCCCTTGGTGAGCTCCACCTATGACCTCGTCTCCTCCGCTTACATCAGTACCAAGGATCAGTATCCCTGCTTGAAGTCTGTGTGTGAGATGGCAGAGAAGGGCGTGAAGACCATCACCTCGGTGGCCGTGTCGAGTGCTCTGCCTCTCATCCAAAAGCTAGAGCCACAAA TTGCGCTTGCCAATACCTATGCCTGTAAGGGGCTAGACAGGATTGAGGAGAAACTGCCTATTCTGAATCAGCCAACAAACCAG gttGTTGCCAATGCCAGAGGTGCTATGAATGGGGCAAAAGATGCTGTGACGACTACTGTGACTGGGGCCAAGGATTCTGTGGCCAGCACGATCACTGGGGTGATGCACAGGACCAAAGGAGCGGTGACGGGCAGTGTGGAGAAGACCAAGTCTGTGGTCAATGGCAGCATTAACACTGTCTTGGGAAGTCGGATGGTGCAGCTGGTGAGCAGCGGAGTAGAAAATGCGCTCACCAGATCAGAGCTGCTGGTAGACCAGTACCTCCCTCTCACTGAGGAAGAACTAG aaaaagaagccaaaaaagtCGAAGGGTTTGATCCAGTGCAGAAGCCAAGTTATTATATCAGACTGGGATCCCTATCTAGCAAGCTCCGCTCACGTGCCTACCAGCAGGCTCTCAGCAGGGTTAAAGAAGTGAAGCAGAAAAGCCAAGCGACCATTTCTCAGCTCCATTCCACTGTTAACCTG ATTGAATTTGCCAGGAACAATGTGCACAGTGCCAACCAGAAAATTCAGGATGCTCAGGATAAGCTCTATCTCTCCTGGGTGGAGTGGAAGAGAAACATCGGCCATGATGATACAGATGAATCCCACTGTGCTGAG cacaTTGAGTCACGTACCCTGGCTATTGCTCGCAACCTGACTCAGCAGCTCCAGACCACGTGCCACACCCTCCTGTGCAGCGTCCAGGGGTTACCACAGAACATCCAAGATCAGGCCAGTCACTTGGGGGTGATGGCTGGAGACATCTACTCGGTGTTCCACAATGCTGCCTCCTTTCAGGAAGTGTCGGAGGGCCTCCTCACTTCTAGCAAGGGACAGCTGCAGAAAATGAAGGAGTCTCTGGATGATGTGATGGATTATCTTGTTAACAACACACCCCTCAACTGGCTGGTAGGTCCCTTTTATCCTCAGCTGACGGAGTCTCAGAATGCTCAGAACAAAGGCACAGAGTAG
- the PLIN2 gene encoding perilipin-2 isoform X5, translating into MPKARTSSMMLKRCGERRHPCLVLDLSGRPSSCSQFLFPGRKMASAAVDPQPSVVTRVANLPLVSSTYDLVSSAYISTKDQYPCLKSVCEMAEKGVKTITSVAVSSALPLIQKLEPQIALANTYACKGLDRIEEKLPILNQPTNQVVANARGAMNGAKDAVTTTVTGAKDSVASTITGVMHRTKGAVTGSVEKTKSVVNGSINTVLGSRMVQLVSSGVENALTRSELLVDQYLPLTEEELEKEAKKVEGFDPVQKPSYYIRLGSLSSKLRSRAYQQALSRVKEVKQKSQATISQLHSTVNLIEFARNNVHSANQKIQDAQDKLYLSWVEWKRNIGHDDTDESHCAEHIESRTLAIARNLTQQLQTTCHTLLCSVQGLPQNIQDQASHLGVMAGDIYSVFHNAASFQEVSEGLLTSSKGQLQKMKESLDDVMDYLVNNTPLNWLVFDFTSIDLASETDEIPDVIALAEEDGSDHSHANRPESSQGKTLND; encoded by the exons atttctttttccaggaaggaAAATGGCATCTGCCGCAGTTGATCCACAGCCG AGCGTCGTGACTCGGGTGGCCAACCTGCCCTTGGTGAGCTCCACCTATGACCTCGTCTCCTCCGCTTACATCAGTACCAAGGATCAGTATCCCTGCTTGAAGTCTGTGTGTGAGATGGCAGAGAAGGGCGTGAAGACCATCACCTCGGTGGCCGTGTCGAGTGCTCTGCCTCTCATCCAAAAGCTAGAGCCACAAA TTGCGCTTGCCAATACCTATGCCTGTAAGGGGCTAGACAGGATTGAGGAGAAACTGCCTATTCTGAATCAGCCAACAAACCAG gttGTTGCCAATGCCAGAGGTGCTATGAATGGGGCAAAAGATGCTGTGACGACTACTGTGACTGGGGCCAAGGATTCTGTGGCCAGCACGATCACTGGGGTGATGCACAGGACCAAAGGAGCGGTGACGGGCAGTGTGGAGAAGACCAAGTCTGTGGTCAATGGCAGCATTAACACTGTCTTGGGAAGTCGGATGGTGCAGCTGGTGAGCAGCGGAGTAGAAAATGCGCTCACCAGATCAGAGCTGCTGGTAGACCAGTACCTCCCTCTCACTGAGGAAGAACTAG aaaaagaagccaaaaaagtCGAAGGGTTTGATCCAGTGCAGAAGCCAAGTTATTATATCAGACTGGGATCCCTATCTAGCAAGCTCCGCTCACGTGCCTACCAGCAGGCTCTCAGCAGGGTTAAAGAAGTGAAGCAGAAAAGCCAAGCGACCATTTCTCAGCTCCATTCCACTGTTAACCTG ATTGAATTTGCCAGGAACAATGTGCACAGTGCCAACCAGAAAATTCAGGATGCTCAGGATAAGCTCTATCTCTCCTGGGTGGAGTGGAAGAGAAACATCGGCCATGATGATACAGATGAATCCCACTGTGCTGAG cacaTTGAGTCACGTACCCTGGCTATTGCTCGCAACCTGACTCAGCAGCTCCAGACCACGTGCCACACCCTCCTGTGCAGCGTCCAGGGGTTACCACAGAACATCCAAGATCAGGCCAGTCACTTGGGGGTGATGGCTGGAGACATCTACTCGGTGTTCCACAATGCTGCCTCCTTTCAGGAAGTGTCGGAGGGCCTCCTCACTTCTAGCAAGGGACAGCTGCAGAAAATGAAGGAGTCTCTGGATGATGTGATGGATTATCTTGTTAACAACACACCCCTCAACTGGCTG GTATTTGATTTCACTTCCATAGACTTGGCATCTGAGACTGATGAAATTCCAGATGTTATCGCTTTGGCAGAGGAGGATGGATCAGACCATTCACATGCTAATCGCCCTGAGTCCTCTCAGGGCAAAACGTTGAATGACTAA
- the PLIN2 gene encoding perilipin-2 isoform X7 yields MPKARTSSMMLKRCGERRHPCLVLDLSGRPSSCSQFLFPGRKMASAAVDPQPSVVTRVANLPLVSSTYDLVSSAYISTKDQYPCLKSVCEMAEKGVKTITSVAVSSALPLIQKLEPQIALANTYACKGLDRIEEKLPILNQPTNQVVANARGAMNGAKDAVTTTVTGAKDSVASTITGVMHRTKGAVTGSVEKTKSVVNGSINTVLGSRMVQLVSSGVENALTRSELLVDQYLPLTEEELEKEAKKVEGFDPVQKPSYYIRLGSLSSKLRSRAYQQALSRVKEVKQKSQATISQLHSTVNLIEFARNNVHSANQKIQDAQDKLYLSWVEWKRNIGHDDTDESHCAEHIESRTLAIARNLTQQLQTTCHTLLCSVQGLPQNIQDQASHLGVMAGDIYSVFHNAASFQEVSEGLLTSSKGQLQKMKESLDDVMDYLVNNTPLNWLVGPFYPQLTESQNAQNKGTE; encoded by the exons atttctttttccaggaaggaAAATGGCATCTGCCGCAGTTGATCCACAGCCG AGCGTCGTGACTCGGGTGGCCAACCTGCCCTTGGTGAGCTCCACCTATGACCTCGTCTCCTCCGCTTACATCAGTACCAAGGATCAGTATCCCTGCTTGAAGTCTGTGTGTGAGATGGCAGAGAAGGGCGTGAAGACCATCACCTCGGTGGCCGTGTCGAGTGCTCTGCCTCTCATCCAAAAGCTAGAGCCACAAA TTGCGCTTGCCAATACCTATGCCTGTAAGGGGCTAGACAGGATTGAGGAGAAACTGCCTATTCTGAATCAGCCAACAAACCAG gttGTTGCCAATGCCAGAGGTGCTATGAATGGGGCAAAAGATGCTGTGACGACTACTGTGACTGGGGCCAAGGATTCTGTGGCCAGCACGATCACTGGGGTGATGCACAGGACCAAAGGAGCGGTGACGGGCAGTGTGGAGAAGACCAAGTCTGTGGTCAATGGCAGCATTAACACTGTCTTGGGAAGTCGGATGGTGCAGCTGGTGAGCAGCGGAGTAGAAAATGCGCTCACCAGATCAGAGCTGCTGGTAGACCAGTACCTCCCTCTCACTGAGGAAGAACTAG aaaaagaagccaaaaaagtCGAAGGGTTTGATCCAGTGCAGAAGCCAAGTTATTATATCAGACTGGGATCCCTATCTAGCAAGCTCCGCTCACGTGCCTACCAGCAGGCTCTCAGCAGGGTTAAAGAAGTGAAGCAGAAAAGCCAAGCGACCATTTCTCAGCTCCATTCCACTGTTAACCTG ATTGAATTTGCCAGGAACAATGTGCACAGTGCCAACCAGAAAATTCAGGATGCTCAGGATAAGCTCTATCTCTCCTGGGTGGAGTGGAAGAGAAACATCGGCCATGATGATACAGATGAATCCCACTGTGCTGAG cacaTTGAGTCACGTACCCTGGCTATTGCTCGCAACCTGACTCAGCAGCTCCAGACCACGTGCCACACCCTCCTGTGCAGCGTCCAGGGGTTACCACAGAACATCCAAGATCAGGCCAGTCACTTGGGGGTGATGGCTGGAGACATCTACTCGGTGTTCCACAATGCTGCCTCCTTTCAGGAAGTGTCGGAGGGCCTCCTCACTTCTAGCAAGGGACAGCTGCAGAAAATGAAGGAGTCTCTGGATGATGTGATGGATTATCTTGTTAACAACACACCCCTCAACTGGCTGGTAGGTCCCTTTTATCCTCAGCTGACGGAGTCTCAGAATGCTCAGAACAAAGGCACAGAGTAG
- the PLIN2 gene encoding perilipin-2 isoform X4, with the protein MASAAVDPQPSVVTRVANLPLVSSTYDLVSSAYISTKDQYPCLKSVCEMAEKGVKTITSVAVSSALPLIQKLEPQIALANTYACKGLDRIEEKLPILNQPTNQVVANARGAMNGAKDAVTTTVTGAKDSVASTITGVMHRTKGAVTGSVEKTKSVVNGSINTVLGSRMVQLVSSGVENALTRSELLVDQYLPLTEEELEKEAKKVEGFDPVQKPSYYIRLGSLSSKLRSRAYQQALSRVKEVKQKSQATISQLHSTVNLIEFARNNVHSANQKIQDAQDKLYLSWVEWKRNIGHDDTDESHCAEHIESRTLAIARNLTQQLQTTCHTLLCSVQGLPQNIQDQASHLGVMAGDIYSVFHNAASFQEVSEGLLTSSKGQLQKMKESLDDVMDYLVNNTPLNWLVGPFYPQLTESQNAQNKGTE; encoded by the exons ATGGCATCTGCCGCAGTTGATCCACAGCCG AGCGTCGTGACTCGGGTGGCCAACCTGCCCTTGGTGAGCTCCACCTATGACCTCGTCTCCTCCGCTTACATCAGTACCAAGGATCAGTATCCCTGCTTGAAGTCTGTGTGTGAGATGGCAGAGAAGGGCGTGAAGACCATCACCTCGGTGGCCGTGTCGAGTGCTCTGCCTCTCATCCAAAAGCTAGAGCCACAAA TTGCGCTTGCCAATACCTATGCCTGTAAGGGGCTAGACAGGATTGAGGAGAAACTGCCTATTCTGAATCAGCCAACAAACCAG gttGTTGCCAATGCCAGAGGTGCTATGAATGGGGCAAAAGATGCTGTGACGACTACTGTGACTGGGGCCAAGGATTCTGTGGCCAGCACGATCACTGGGGTGATGCACAGGACCAAAGGAGCGGTGACGGGCAGTGTGGAGAAGACCAAGTCTGTGGTCAATGGCAGCATTAACACTGTCTTGGGAAGTCGGATGGTGCAGCTGGTGAGCAGCGGAGTAGAAAATGCGCTCACCAGATCAGAGCTGCTGGTAGACCAGTACCTCCCTCTCACTGAGGAAGAACTAG aaaaagaagccaaaaaagtCGAAGGGTTTGATCCAGTGCAGAAGCCAAGTTATTATATCAGACTGGGATCCCTATCTAGCAAGCTCCGCTCACGTGCCTACCAGCAGGCTCTCAGCAGGGTTAAAGAAGTGAAGCAGAAAAGCCAAGCGACCATTTCTCAGCTCCATTCCACTGTTAACCTG ATTGAATTTGCCAGGAACAATGTGCACAGTGCCAACCAGAAAATTCAGGATGCTCAGGATAAGCTCTATCTCTCCTGGGTGGAGTGGAAGAGAAACATCGGCCATGATGATACAGATGAATCCCACTGTGCTGAG cacaTTGAGTCACGTACCCTGGCTATTGCTCGCAACCTGACTCAGCAGCTCCAGACCACGTGCCACACCCTCCTGTGCAGCGTCCAGGGGTTACCACAGAACATCCAAGATCAGGCCAGTCACTTGGGGGTGATGGCTGGAGACATCTACTCGGTGTTCCACAATGCTGCCTCCTTTCAGGAAGTGTCGGAGGGCCTCCTCACTTCTAGCAAGGGACAGCTGCAGAAAATGAAGGAGTCTCTGGATGATGTGATGGATTATCTTGTTAACAACACACCCCTCAACTGGCTGGTAGGTCCCTTTTATCCTCAGCTGACGGAGTCTCAGAATGCTCAGAACAAAGGCACAGAGTAG
- the PLIN2 gene encoding perilipin-2 isoform X6 has product MPARTSSMMLKRCGERRHPCLVLDLSGRPSSCSQFLFPGRKMASAAVDPQPSVVTRVANLPLVSSTYDLVSSAYISTKDQYPCLKSVCEMAEKGVKTITSVAVSSALPLIQKLEPQIALANTYACKGLDRIEEKLPILNQPTNQVVANARGAMNGAKDAVTTTVTGAKDSVASTITGVMHRTKGAVTGSVEKTKSVVNGSINTVLGSRMVQLVSSGVENALTRSELLVDQYLPLTEEELEKEAKKVEGFDPVQKPSYYIRLGSLSSKLRSRAYQQALSRVKEVKQKSQATISQLHSTVNLIEFARNNVHSANQKIQDAQDKLYLSWVEWKRNIGHDDTDESHCAEHIESRTLAIARNLTQQLQTTCHTLLCSVQGLPQNIQDQASHLGVMAGDIYSVFHNAASFQEVSEGLLTSSKGQLQKMKESLDDVMDYLVNNTPLNWLVFDFTSIDLASETDEIPDVIALAEEDGSDHSHANRPESSQGKTLND; this is encoded by the exons atttctttttccaggaaggaAAATGGCATCTGCCGCAGTTGATCCACAGCCG AGCGTCGTGACTCGGGTGGCCAACCTGCCCTTGGTGAGCTCCACCTATGACCTCGTCTCCTCCGCTTACATCAGTACCAAGGATCAGTATCCCTGCTTGAAGTCTGTGTGTGAGATGGCAGAGAAGGGCGTGAAGACCATCACCTCGGTGGCCGTGTCGAGTGCTCTGCCTCTCATCCAAAAGCTAGAGCCACAAA TTGCGCTTGCCAATACCTATGCCTGTAAGGGGCTAGACAGGATTGAGGAGAAACTGCCTATTCTGAATCAGCCAACAAACCAG gttGTTGCCAATGCCAGAGGTGCTATGAATGGGGCAAAAGATGCTGTGACGACTACTGTGACTGGGGCCAAGGATTCTGTGGCCAGCACGATCACTGGGGTGATGCACAGGACCAAAGGAGCGGTGACGGGCAGTGTGGAGAAGACCAAGTCTGTGGTCAATGGCAGCATTAACACTGTCTTGGGAAGTCGGATGGTGCAGCTGGTGAGCAGCGGAGTAGAAAATGCGCTCACCAGATCAGAGCTGCTGGTAGACCAGTACCTCCCTCTCACTGAGGAAGAACTAG aaaaagaagccaaaaaagtCGAAGGGTTTGATCCAGTGCAGAAGCCAAGTTATTATATCAGACTGGGATCCCTATCTAGCAAGCTCCGCTCACGTGCCTACCAGCAGGCTCTCAGCAGGGTTAAAGAAGTGAAGCAGAAAAGCCAAGCGACCATTTCTCAGCTCCATTCCACTGTTAACCTG ATTGAATTTGCCAGGAACAATGTGCACAGTGCCAACCAGAAAATTCAGGATGCTCAGGATAAGCTCTATCTCTCCTGGGTGGAGTGGAAGAGAAACATCGGCCATGATGATACAGATGAATCCCACTGTGCTGAG cacaTTGAGTCACGTACCCTGGCTATTGCTCGCAACCTGACTCAGCAGCTCCAGACCACGTGCCACACCCTCCTGTGCAGCGTCCAGGGGTTACCACAGAACATCCAAGATCAGGCCAGTCACTTGGGGGTGATGGCTGGAGACATCTACTCGGTGTTCCACAATGCTGCCTCCTTTCAGGAAGTGTCGGAGGGCCTCCTCACTTCTAGCAAGGGACAGCTGCAGAAAATGAAGGAGTCTCTGGATGATGTGATGGATTATCTTGTTAACAACACACCCCTCAACTGGCTG GTATTTGATTTCACTTCCATAGACTTGGCATCTGAGACTGATGAAATTCCAGATGTTATCGCTTTGGCAGAGGAGGATGGATCAGACCATTCACATGCTAATCGCCCTGAGTCCTCTCAGGGCAAAACGTTGAATGACTAA